The Limnochordia bacterium sequence CTTCGCTACTTTAATGCTGCAGGAGCAGATCCAACAGGGCACATTGGGGAAGACCATTCCCCTGAAACCCATCTTATTCCCATTATTCTGCAGGTAGCCCTAGGACAACGACCGGAGTTAAGTATCTTCGGCAATGATTACCCAACACCCGATGGCACATGCATCCGGGACTACGTTCATGTTATGGATCTAGCCGATGCGCATCTTCTGGCTCTCAATGCCCTCGCTGCGGGAAGCCCAACCACAACATATAATCTAGGTAATGGAAAGGGTTTTTCCGTAATGGAAGTGCTCAAGACCACAGAGAGAGTTGTCGGAAGGACTATTCCCTATAAGTTTACACCAAGACGTGCCGGTGACCCAGCGGTCCTTGTAGCAAGTTCCGATAAAATCATGAGTACCTTGGGTTGGAAACGGAAGTATCCGAGGCTTGAAACAATCATTGAACATGCTTGGAAATGGCACAAACAGCACCCCCATGGGTTTGCCGACTGAAAGGAGAACCTTCGATGAACAAAAAAAAGATCACTAAAGATGACGGACGATATTTGGTATACTATACCTTTAAGCAGAAATCTAGCTGCTGTACATGTAGCTGCAAGAATCGCAAAGATAAGGAGGAAAAACCAAGTGTCTGAGCTTCGTTGGGATCCAATCCAAAGGGAATGGGTGATTACCGCCACACATCGACAAGACCGGACCTATAAACCGCCACGGGATTTTTGTCCCCTGTGCCCCACAGAACCGGGGGGATATCCCACAGAGGTGCCTGAAGACTATGAGATTGTTGTGTTTCAAAACAAGTTTCCATCATTGCAGCCCAATCCACCGGAACCGGCGGTGGAAGGAACCACACTTCACCCAGTGGATCTGGCCCAGGGCGTTTGCGAGGTAGTTTTATACAGTTCCGAACACGACTCTTCCTTAACGAAAATGCCCGTCGAGCATATCACTAACCTGATTAACGTGTGGACCGACAGATATGAAGAGTTGGGCGCGAGAGAGGAAATTGAATACGTCTTTATCTTCGAGAACAAGGGCGACGCTATTGGGGTAACCCTTCAGCATCCCCATGGTCAAATCTACGCCTTCCCCTTCATCCCTCCTAAGGTGAAACGAGAACTTGATTCAGCAAGAGAACATCGGGACAGAACGGGCAACTGCCTATTCTGTGATGTGCTTAAGGAGGAGCTTAAGGACGGGCGGCGCATTGTGGCCGAAAACAAAGATTTTGTAGCCTTTATTCCATTTGTAGCCCGCTACCCCTACGAGATCCATATCTATTCCAGGAACCATCGGCTATCTTTACTCGAGTTTGCTAATTCCGAACAGGAATCCTTAGCCCGGATGCTGAAGCTAGTGATCTCAAAGTACGATCAACTATTCGGGTTTTCCCTACCCTACATGATGATCATGCACCAAGCCCCCACCGATGGGAAGCAAAATGATCATGCCCATTTCCATATTGAGTTCTATCCACCCCATCGAACTGAAAACAAGCTTAAGTATTTGGCCGGGTGCGAATCGGGAGCGGGGACCTTTATTAATGATACATTACCAGAACAGTCCGCGGAAAGACTGCGAAATACGCCGCCTGCGTCCCTCGACGAACTTGAATAATCTTCGGAGGTAATAGTATGGAAAATCTCATTAAAGCTTATAACACCCGTTTTGGCCCTGCAGAGGAACTCTTCCGGGCCAGGGGTCCCGGACGGGTGAACATTATTGGAGAACATACAGATTATAACGATGG is a genomic window containing:
- the galE gene encoding UDP-glucose 4-epimerase GalE, whose amino-acid sequence is MRILVTGGAGYVGSHTARHLQEAGHFIVTYDNLYKGHEKAVTGTFIKGDLADQEHLSNVFRKYRFDAVMHFAAHSLVGESVKSPDKYFRNNILGGLNLLDMMAIHEVKYLVFSSTAAVYGEPKEVPIPEDHPTIPTSPYGESKLFFEKILRRYDQAYGIKSIALRYFNAAGADPTGHIGEDHSPETHLIPIILQVALGQRPELSIFGNDYPTPDGTCIRDYVHVMDLADAHLLALNALAAGSPTTTYNLGNGKGFSVMEVLKTTERVVGRTIPYKFTPRRAGDPAVLVASSDKIMSTLGWKRKYPRLETIIEHAWKWHKQHPHGFAD
- the galT gene encoding galactose-1-phosphate uridylyltransferase is translated as MSELRWDPIQREWVITATHRQDRTYKPPRDFCPLCPTEPGGYPTEVPEDYEIVVFQNKFPSLQPNPPEPAVEGTTLHPVDLAQGVCEVVLYSSEHDSSLTKMPVEHITNLINVWTDRYEELGAREEIEYVFIFENKGDAIGVTLQHPHGQIYAFPFIPPKVKRELDSAREHRDRTGNCLFCDVLKEELKDGRRIVAENKDFVAFIPFVARYPYEIHIYSRNHRLSLLEFANSEQESLARMLKLVISKYDQLFGFSLPYMMIMHQAPTDGKQNDHAHFHIEFYPPHRTENKLKYLAGCESGAGTFINDTLPEQSAERLRNTPPASLDELE